The following proteins come from a genomic window of Kitasatospora sp. NBC_01246:
- a CDS encoding GNAT family N-acetyltransferase, giving the protein MTTPPESITLDDLTLRRFDGEADLPELFRVIEESLEHLRPWMPWVATHSPDATRAFLAGRAEQWESGAAFTYAMVTERGIVGACQLFRREGLPGDGLEIGYWLHPAATGRGLATRAVRALVDEAFLLPGVDHVEIVHDPANRASGAVPARLGFAEHLCRPAERLAPAQTGVDKVWRLTRARTGL; this is encoded by the coding sequence ATGACCACTCCGCCCGAGTCGATCACGCTGGACGACCTCACGCTGCGCCGCTTCGACGGCGAGGCGGACCTTCCCGAGCTCTTCCGGGTGATCGAGGAGTCCCTGGAGCACCTCCGCCCGTGGATGCCCTGGGTCGCCACGCACAGCCCCGACGCCACCCGTGCCTTCCTGGCCGGCCGCGCCGAGCAGTGGGAGAGCGGCGCCGCGTTCACCTACGCGATGGTGACGGAGCGGGGCATCGTCGGCGCCTGCCAGCTGTTCCGCCGCGAGGGCCTGCCGGGCGACGGCCTGGAGATCGGCTACTGGCTGCACCCCGCCGCCACCGGCCGCGGCCTGGCCACCAGAGCCGTCCGGGCACTGGTCGACGAGGCGTTCCTGCTGCCCGGCGTCGACCACGTCGAGATCGTCCACGACCCGGCGAACCGGGCGAGCGGCGCCGTACCGGCGCGCCTCGGCTTCGCCGAGCACCTCTGCCGGCCCGCCGAGCGCCTGGCGCCCGCGCAGACCGGGGTGGACAAGGTCTGGCGGCTGACCCGGGCGCGGACAGGGCTGTGA